CCCAATTGTGTTCCACAACAAAAAAAAGGCTTTCAGCAAAACCGCTGAAAGCCTTTTTTTATAATGGTCGGGACGACTGGATTTGAACCAGCGACCACTTGTCCCCCAGACAAGTGCGCTACCAGGCTGCGCTACGTCCCGTTAAAAGCAACGTCGGTGTATTTATCACTTCCGTTTAGGTATGTCAACAAAGATTATATTTTTTTCAAAAAATCTCAAAACACAATTTTTATCTAACCTTTTATCTAAATAAAGGCTCATGTTATGCTTAGGGGGCGTTTAGTGGTAGCTGGTGTATTCTACCTTAAGGTGCAACGCTTCTGAAAGAGGCCCTGATGCGAACCATTGTTGCCGTCAACCCGGACATGTACCCTGTCTATAGCCAAATGGCGTGTATATCGTTGACACTTTCCTTGATCTCCAGAACCGTGGTGGAAAGTCTGAAATACATTAGAGCCATGCCGACATTATGGGTCAGCACCTGCAGAAAAGAGAGGTCTTCCTCTGAAGGCTCCCACACCGTTGAATGATAAATTCTAAGAGCGCCGATTACCTTGCCCCGAATATTTATTGGAAGGGACACAATGGTCCGTACCCCCTCTTCTTCAGCTTTGTCAGGATACTGCAGTATATCGCTTTTTTGTGTATCTATGATGATAACTGGGGTGCGGTTTGACTCATGTTTCATGCTTTGATCAACCAATATAGGGCCTTTATTCACGTAGGCAGAGCTTAACCCTTCCGTGGCAAGAATCTCAAGTTCCTCCTTTTCTGTATTTATAATAAACAATGTGGCGCCCTTTGCACCTGTGGCACCAATTAGCATGCTTGTAAGCTGGGAACCCATCACGGTTAAATCATCTGATTTTGTAAGGGTTTCAATAATAAACTTATATGTATCCAGATCTATTTTATTTTGAAAAGACATGGAAACCTCCTTCATAAGGTCTGTTAAAAGTCCGACTACCTGTCCTCAGAAGCAATTTAATGGTTTTGACTTAACAATTTGCCAAAACTGTTTTTACCGTACAATTTCATTAGATTAAAACATAAACATCAACAGCACCTTTCAATCCATCAGATACCTTTTTGGAAACGCTTCTGGTAAAAAATTTTGCAATTTTACTAGGATTGCGGTTCATAACCACAGTGTCAAATTTTTTTTCTCTGACCAAGCTGATGATATCAGTGGCAATATCATTTTTCAGTGGCGTAAAAATATAATTTATCTGTGAACTTAAGAATCCACCCTTTACCAACTTTTCCTTTGCTTTCTGCAGTTCTTCTTCTCGAACTTTCTGAAATTGCCTCAAGTAAGACAAGTTGCCGGACATCTTTTCCATGACGGGGTTGTTGCGAACTTCAATTTTAGGGACCGGGGTATATGTGTGAAACAACGTAATACTGATGTCTTTGTCGTGAGCATAGTTTTGAACAACAAACTCTAACGACTTGTCATCATTGGACATAAAATTTGAAGGAACCAAAATATGGCGTGTGGTCATTCTCTCCTCCTTTCTTAAAAAGTGTTTTTTTGCAGATGGAGGTATCGGCTTGAGATAGTCAATTCATAGGAATTGCAGATTTCAAAAATAAAAACTGTCGAAATATACAGATTCAGCTGAGAGGCATAGAGAGCACTATCAAAATAACGGTCTTAATGGATTTATAACCTGTCAATAAATATAGCATATCACATGAAGGTTGTAAAATTCATCTTTAAACCTGTTCATTGTAGATTAAAAACCTGCAATACATGTATACTGAAATGTAAAAACACATTGGAAATTACAAAATGAATACAGAACATCTTTACAACGCCCTGAAAAAATCTATGATTAGACTTAAACGCTATCTAAAGGTTTAACGTTATGGATACGCCATATACCTCTGAAGATGTTTTCATACTTGCAGCATATGTTTTACTGGCACTTGTGTGCTCGTTCCTCTGTTCTGTTGCCGAGGCGGTTCTGCTAAGTATCACGCCATCTTACATTGAAGGTCTCAAGGAGAGAAATCCGAGACGTGCAGCTCTTTTAAACAAACTTAAAAACGACAATGTGGACCAATCCCTTTCCGCCATTTTAACTTTGAACACCATTGCCCATACAGTGGGTGCTGTCGGCGCAGGTGCCAAAGCCACTGTGGTATTCGGTAATGCCTGGTTCGGTCTGTTTTCAGCGGTTATGACTTTGATGATTCTTTTCATTTCCGAGATCGTTCCCAAAACAATCGGAGCAGTTTACTGGTCTGTTCTTGTGGTCCCCACCGCACGTTTTGTTCAATTTTTAATAGTGATCCTTTACCCTGTGGTCTGGATTTCGGAAAAGCTGACAGCCTTCATTTCACGTAATAGAATTATTAATGATTCCAGCAGGGATGAGTTGATTGCCATGGCCTCCTTGGGGGTTAAAACCGGACAACTGCACAGTAAAGAGTCCAGAATTATCAAAAATCTGCTTCGATTCGAATCTTTGAGGCCATCGGATATCATGACCCCGCGAACCGTAATTTTTGCCCTGCCCGAAGACATGCAAATCTCAGAAGCCCTGCCCATCATCAGCCAAAAACCATTTTCAAGAATTCCGGTTTATACAAATAGCCTGGACAATATCACCGGATTTATTCTCAGGGTAGACTTACTGCTCCGCTCGACACAGGATTGCACAGATTCCTGGACCGGCATGCCAGAAATGCAAACAAGCGACTGCATCAAGGCCTTAAAACGAAATATTTTATCTGTTCCGGAATCCATATCCGTGACATCTCTTTTTGAGCAATCCTTGAAAAACCGCCACCACATCGCCGTTATCATCAATGAACATGGCGGCACTCAAGGCCTGGTGACCCTGGAAGATTTAATCGAAAGCATTATTGGCATGGAGATTGTTGATGAGACTGACGACGTGGAAGATATGCGTATCCTGGCCAGAAAGCGGTGGGTGAAACGAGCCGAAGAGATGGGGATCAAAGATGTATCGATTTAGTGTTTGAAAAGACAAGCGTTACGCCATGAAATGCTCTTCAGGCAATTTAAATCTGACTTTTTACGAGTGTTGTCAAAATTTTGTCATGTGTTTGGTCGAAAAATTGGCCGGGCACACAGCGTGGATATATCTATTTTCATTCAAACACTTTTTAAATTTAACACCGGTAGAATCCTCGAACAATGAGGGCAACTTTGCACTTTACCAAAAAGAAAACAGCAAAAATTGGAGACCAAAACAGAATTTTTAGCGGAACCATGGTGCCATCCGAGTCATATAGACAAATGGAACGCCATCCAAAATTTTAAAATCCCTACAGATCCAGCTATATCATTTATCAAATTCTTTCTTCATGAACTGATAAATTGCAGAAAAATCTTTGCGGCCCAGACCGTCTTGCTTTGCTGCGGCATAAAGTTCCTTTGAACAGTTTGCCAGTGGCAGAGGCTGGTCTTGTTCATAAGCGGTTAAAGCTGCCAGATGCAGATCCTTGTACATCCACTCCAAAGGAAACTGGGCTTCAAAATTGTCTTTTCGGATCATTTCCGCCTTGGCCTGGGTAAAAGGTGCACAGACCGACATTTTGGGCAGAGTATCTAATAGAAACTCTCTTGGGAATCCAAGTTTTTCACCGAGTAGTATGTTTTCCGAAAGCGCCAGCATAGCCTGGGCTAACAGCGAATTTACCAACATTTTAAATGCCGTTCCTTTGCCCGGTTCTCCCACATGCATAATTTTTTGTCCCATATGCTCCAGCAAGGGTCTTACAACTGCCAAATCCTTTTCTTCAGCGCCGACAATGAAGGTAAGATCAGCGTTTTCAGCATTGGGTTTTGTGCCGGATACAGGCGCATCCATAAACCGGACACCGAACGCCTTGGCCATTAAAAAACTTTTTTGGGAAAAAGAGGGATTGACGGTTGAGCAATCCACCCAGATCGCATTCTCCTTCATTGCCGGTAGAAAACCTTTTTTTAAAAATGCTACCGTTTCAACCACTTCCGGAGAAGCCAGCATGGTAAATACAACATCAGCATCCTTGACTGCACCCCGATATGAATTAGCTGCAATCGCGCCCTGCGCCACCAATGTTTGAATAGGTTCGTCAGATCGGTTGAAAATTGTCAATGCCTTATTATTTTTCAGCAAATTTGCGGCCATCCGTCTGCCCATGATTCCCAGTCCAATAAATGCAACTTGCATTTTATCTCCTTTAGGCTCTAAATAGTAAATTTAAAAAGTCAAACCTTCTCAAAAAACCGTCCGATCCGCCCAGGCTCAGGATTCAAGAGGTTAATGGTGAATTTCTCTTGATCATCGTTTGCAGGCGCGGGGATGCCCAGGAGAGTGGGGGAGCCGTTTTTCATTTTTATACGAAAAATTTCTCCGATCTAACGGTTTAATTTTTCATTGCTGGAAAATGGATGCCTGATTTAAGGTAACTCTGAAACCATAGAATATCAACATGATAATTTTGAAGCGGTCTCTAAAGAGCTTCGCTTGTA
Above is a window of uncultured Desulfobacter sp. DNA encoding:
- a CDS encoding GAF domain-containing protein translates to MSFQNKIDLDTYKFIIETLTKSDDLTVMGSQLTSMLIGATGAKGATLFIINTEKEELEILATEGLSSAYVNKGPILVDQSMKHESNRTPVIIIDTQKSDILQYPDKAEEEGVRTIVSLPINIRGKVIGALRIYHSTVWEPSEEDLSFLQVLTHNVGMALMYFRLSTTVLEIKESVNDIHAIWL
- a CDS encoding hemolysin family protein, whose protein sequence is MDTPYTSEDVFILAAYVLLALVCSFLCSVAEAVLLSITPSYIEGLKERNPRRAALLNKLKNDNVDQSLSAILTLNTIAHTVGAVGAGAKATVVFGNAWFGLFSAVMTLMILFISEIVPKTIGAVYWSVLVVPTARFVQFLIVILYPVVWISEKLTAFISRNRIINDSSRDELIAMASLGVKTGQLHSKESRIIKNLLRFESLRPSDIMTPRTVIFALPEDMQISEALPIISQKPFSRIPVYTNSLDNITGFILRVDLLLRSTQDCTDSWTGMPEMQTSDCIKALKRNILSVPESISVTSLFEQSLKNRHHIAVIINEHGGTQGLVTLEDLIESIIGMEIVDETDDVEDMRILARKRWVKRAEEMGIKDVSI
- a CDS encoding NAD(P)-dependent oxidoreductase, encoding MQVAFIGLGIMGRRMAANLLKNNKALTIFNRSDEPIQTLVAQGAIAANSYRGAVKDADVVFTMLASPEVVETVAFLKKGFLPAMKENAIWVDCSTVNPSFSQKSFLMAKAFGVRFMDAPVSGTKPNAENADLTFIVGAEEKDLAVVRPLLEHMGQKIMHVGEPGKGTAFKMLVNSLLAQAMLALSENILLGEKLGFPREFLLDTLPKMSVCAPFTQAKAEMIRKDNFEAQFPLEWMYKDLHLAALTAYEQDQPLPLANCSKELYAAAKQDGLGRKDFSAIYQFMKKEFDK